One region of Clavibacter michiganensis subsp. tessellarius genomic DNA includes:
- a CDS encoding class I SAM-dependent methyltransferase, with protein MDLSRRDAALTELMDDPDCDPVALERTYARFALVNRVVSGWRGVYRSRIRPLLSAARVTTLLDVGSGGGDVPLALARWARRDGLRLRVTGIDPDARASAFTRALPADPDVTFLRASSSDLVGDGRRFDLVTSNHVLHHLDDAAFDALLADSAALAPRAIHSDIARSRLAYAAYGPASRLVARGSFVHVDGLRSIRRSWTPVELALRAPAGWRVEGALPARVLLVRDATAGAGVAR; from the coding sequence ATGGACCTCTCCCGCCGGGACGCCGCGCTCACCGAGCTCATGGACGACCCCGACTGCGATCCGGTCGCGCTCGAGCGCACCTACGCGCGGTTCGCGCTGGTGAACCGCGTGGTGTCGGGGTGGCGCGGGGTGTACCGGTCCCGGATCCGTCCGCTGCTGTCGGCCGCGCGGGTCACGACGCTGCTGGACGTCGGGTCGGGCGGCGGCGACGTGCCGCTGGCGCTGGCCAGGTGGGCGCGGCGCGACGGGCTGCGCCTGCGCGTCACGGGCATCGACCCGGACGCGCGCGCGTCCGCGTTCACGCGGGCCCTCCCGGCGGATCCCGACGTGACGTTCCTCCGCGCGTCGAGCTCCGACCTCGTGGGCGACGGCCGGCGCTTCGACCTCGTGACGAGCAACCACGTGCTGCACCACCTCGACGACGCCGCGTTCGACGCGCTGCTCGCCGACTCGGCCGCGCTCGCGCCGCGGGCGATCCACAGCGACATCGCCCGGAGCCGCCTGGCCTACGCCGCCTACGGGCCGGCGTCGCGCCTCGTGGCGCGCGGGTCGTTCGTGCACGTGGACGGGCTGCGCTCCATCCGCCGCAGCTGGACCCCGGTCGAGCTCGCGCTGCGGGCACCCGCGGGGTGGCGCGTCGAGGGCGCGCTGCCGGCGCGGGTGCTGCTCGTGCGCGACGCGACCGCCGGCGCCGGCGTGGCGCGATGA
- a CDS encoding ABC transporter permease codes for MNWVLTNIQTVLDLAVAHVTLAAPPIIVGLVLSLPFGWLANRYRPVRGPLLTVGGILYTIPSLPLLIAIPAIIGTTIIDPRNVVVALTVYALALLVRITSDALAAVPEDVKQSATAMGYSGWARFWRVELPLAGPVLLAGLRVISVSTVSMVTVGALTGIQSLGTMILTGYRRSFYTEIVTGVVGILLIALAFDLLLLLIGRVLMPWAAVTSSPTRRRLRRGALVTKGSTL; via the coding sequence GTGAACTGGGTCCTCACGAACATCCAGACGGTGCTGGACCTGGCCGTCGCGCACGTGACGCTGGCGGCGCCGCCCATCATCGTGGGCCTCGTGCTGTCGCTGCCCTTCGGTTGGCTGGCCAACCGCTACCGGCCCGTCCGCGGACCGCTCCTCACGGTCGGCGGGATCCTGTACACGATCCCGTCCCTCCCGCTGCTCATCGCGATCCCGGCCATCATCGGCACGACGATCATCGACCCCCGGAACGTCGTCGTCGCGCTGACCGTCTACGCCCTCGCCCTCCTGGTGCGCATCACGTCGGACGCGCTGGCCGCCGTGCCGGAGGACGTCAAGCAGTCGGCCACCGCGATGGGCTACTCCGGCTGGGCGCGCTTCTGGCGCGTCGAGCTGCCGCTCGCCGGACCCGTGCTCCTCGCGGGCCTCCGGGTCATCTCCGTGAGCACGGTGAGCATGGTGACGGTCGGCGCGCTGACGGGCATCCAGAGCCTCGGCACCATGATCCTCACCGGGTACCGCCGCTCGTTCTACACGGAGATCGTCACGGGCGTCGTCGGCATCCTGCTCATCGCGCTCGCCTTCGACCTCCTGCTGCTGCTCATCGGACGCGTCCTCATGCCCTGGGCGGCCGTGACCTCCAGCCCGACCCGGCGGCGCCTGCGCCGCGGCGCCCTCGTGACGAAGGGGAGCACGCTGTGA
- a CDS encoding type III polyketide synthase → MTASIRSIATEVPPTVLAQEGVRDLFGSQPELGRLGTRLVSAAFGASGIRTRHTVIRELGTAPGMAGASAEAAEPEAADEPPVYYDRTTGRILTPGTGARNDTYIREAPALLLGAARQAVEQAGGIEASDVTHVVTVSCTGFYAPGPDYAVVRGLGLGASTQRFHLGFMGCYGAFPALRMASQFCAADPEAVVLVVCVELCSLHLHSSGDADTIVASSVFGDGAAAAIVTARPAPAGSTVLDLDAFETVLTPVGEDDMAWTIGDQGFDMILSSYVPKIIDDHITGALEPLWAQVPALAGVAPAEVEDWAIHPGGRSILDRVEDRLALSPAQLQASRSTLAEVGNMSSATVLFVLARILHRTPPADVPGLDRADLAAPVATPGAGAGRVCAMAFGPGLTVETALMTRRTA, encoded by the coding sequence CTGACCGCCTCGATCCGCTCCATCGCGACCGAGGTCCCGCCGACCGTCCTCGCGCAGGAGGGGGTGCGCGACCTCTTCGGGAGCCAGCCCGAGCTCGGGCGCCTGGGCACGCGGCTCGTCTCGGCCGCCTTCGGGGCGTCGGGCATCCGCACCCGGCACACGGTGATCCGCGAGCTCGGCACGGCGCCCGGGATGGCCGGGGCATCGGCCGAGGCCGCCGAGCCGGAGGCCGCCGACGAGCCGCCGGTGTACTACGACCGGACGACCGGCCGCATCCTCACCCCGGGCACCGGCGCCCGCAACGACACGTACATCCGCGAGGCGCCCGCGCTGCTGCTCGGCGCGGCGCGCCAGGCCGTCGAGCAGGCGGGTGGCATCGAGGCGTCCGACGTGACGCACGTCGTCACCGTCTCCTGCACCGGCTTCTACGCGCCCGGCCCCGACTACGCCGTCGTGCGCGGCCTCGGGCTCGGCGCGTCCACCCAGCGCTTCCACCTCGGCTTCATGGGCTGCTACGGCGCGTTCCCCGCGCTCCGCATGGCGTCGCAGTTCTGCGCGGCCGACCCGGAGGCGGTCGTCCTCGTGGTGTGCGTCGAGCTGTGCTCGCTGCACCTGCACTCCTCGGGCGACGCCGACACGATCGTCGCGTCCTCCGTGTTCGGGGACGGCGCCGCGGCCGCGATCGTGACCGCGCGACCCGCGCCCGCCGGATCCACCGTGCTCGACCTCGACGCGTTCGAGACCGTCCTCACGCCCGTAGGCGAGGACGACATGGCGTGGACCATCGGCGACCAGGGCTTCGACATGATCCTGTCGAGCTACGTGCCGAAGATCATCGACGACCACATCACGGGCGCGCTCGAGCCGCTGTGGGCGCAGGTGCCCGCGCTCGCGGGCGTCGCGCCGGCGGAGGTCGAGGACTGGGCCATCCACCCGGGCGGCCGCAGCATCCTCGACCGCGTGGAGGACCGGCTCGCGCTGTCGCCCGCGCAGCTGCAGGCGTCCCGGTCGACGCTCGCGGAGGTGGGGAACATGTCGAGCGCGACCGTGCTGTTCGTCCTCGCGCGGATCCTGCACCGGACGCCGCCCGCGGACGTGCCGGGCCTCGACCGCGCCGACCTGGCCGCGCCCGTCGCGACCCCGGGAGCGGGCGCCGGCCGCGTGTGCGCCATGGCGTTCGGCCCCGGGCTGACCGTCGAGACGGCGCTCATGACCCGCCGCACCGCCTGA
- a CDS encoding App1 family protein, with translation MAPSSKKKKHATRTLLESPAAAPVLHRAARMEDRIHEIREGRARKRGLQPTVIPYAGYGSVRWVRVLCRVLLTDPKSKRALAGDKVVRGWRSFTSVPLTDVDVVVEIDGTEHHVRADRGGVVDTVVEAALPSGWHTIRIRSQGSETVEAPVFIVGDDVRTGILSDIDDTVMVTALPRPFLAAWNTFVLDEHARTPTPGMAVLYERLRVRHAGSPVLYLSTGAWNVAPTLTRFLSRNLYPPGPILLTDWGPTVDRWFRSGMEHKRLNLQRLAEEFPRVKWILAGDDGQHDELLYGEFAERNPDNVKVVLIRQLSAGEAVLAGGRAKAEERALDSSVPWVYAPDGASLLAQLDDLGLADDSGTRIGT, from the coding sequence GTGGCCCCCTCCTCGAAGAAGAAGAAGCACGCGACCCGCACGCTCCTCGAGTCCCCCGCCGCCGCACCCGTGCTGCACCGGGCGGCGCGCATGGAGGACCGCATCCACGAGATCCGCGAGGGCCGCGCCCGCAAACGGGGCCTCCAGCCGACCGTCATCCCGTACGCGGGCTACGGATCCGTCCGGTGGGTGCGCGTGCTCTGCCGCGTCCTCCTCACCGACCCGAAGAGCAAGCGCGCGCTGGCGGGCGACAAGGTCGTCCGCGGCTGGCGCAGCTTCACGAGCGTGCCGCTCACCGACGTCGACGTGGTCGTCGAGATCGACGGCACCGAGCACCACGTGCGGGCCGACCGGGGCGGCGTCGTCGACACGGTCGTCGAGGCGGCGCTGCCGAGCGGGTGGCACACCATCCGCATCCGCTCGCAGGGGTCCGAGACCGTCGAGGCGCCGGTGTTCATCGTGGGCGACGACGTGCGCACCGGGATCCTCAGCGACATCGACGACACCGTGATGGTCACCGCGCTCCCCCGGCCCTTCCTCGCCGCGTGGAACACGTTCGTGCTCGACGAGCACGCGCGGACGCCCACGCCCGGCATGGCCGTCCTCTACGAGCGGCTGCGCGTGCGCCACGCGGGCTCGCCCGTGCTGTACCTCTCGACGGGCGCGTGGAACGTGGCGCCGACGCTCACCCGGTTCCTGTCGCGGAACCTGTACCCGCCGGGCCCGATCCTCCTCACCGACTGGGGTCCCACGGTCGACCGCTGGTTCCGCAGCGGCATGGAGCACAAGCGGCTGAACCTGCAGCGGCTCGCCGAGGAGTTCCCGCGCGTGAAGTGGATCCTCGCGGGCGACGACGGCCAGCACGACGAGCTGCTCTACGGCGAGTTCGCGGAGCGGAACCCCGACAACGTGAAGGTCGTGCTCATCCGCCAGCTCAGCGCCGGCGAGGCCGTCCTCGCGGGCGGCCGCGCGAAGGCCGAGGAGCGGGCGCTCGACAGCAGCGTCCCGTGGGTCTACGCCCCGGACGGCGCGAGCCTCCTCGCGCAGCTCGACGACCTCGGCCTCGCCGACGACTCCGGCACCCGCATCGGCACCTAG
- a CDS encoding SOS response-associated peptidase, with protein MTRILARALSADDLVALLDVDHAGGAVPAPSWRIEPGQRVAVLVDTLPRRPEGDTEDQVPVRRLESARWGLVPAGSPGPDQGPPLAEVPAESLASRPELLPALVSRRAAVPVSGYYEHHETDDGLRTPYLVGAGDGIVLLAALYEWWRDPSRAADDPARWVLSCAVLTRPAAGTVEALAERMPVVLSPDVVEEWLDPTAEGSPDLLRAVAAQAEDVIEELAMDEVGPGVDQGAPDTAELARPV; from the coding sequence ATGACGCGCATCCTCGCCCGGGCCCTGTCCGCCGACGACCTGGTCGCCCTGCTCGACGTCGACCACGCGGGCGGCGCCGTGCCCGCCCCGTCCTGGCGCATCGAGCCGGGCCAGCGCGTCGCCGTGCTGGTGGACACGCTCCCCCGCCGCCCCGAGGGCGACACGGAGGACCAGGTGCCGGTCCGGCGGCTCGAGTCCGCGCGCTGGGGCCTCGTCCCGGCCGGATCCCCGGGGCCGGACCAGGGCCCGCCGCTCGCCGAGGTCCCCGCCGAGTCCCTCGCCTCCCGGCCCGAGCTCCTGCCGGCGCTCGTCTCCCGGCGCGCGGCCGTCCCCGTCTCCGGCTACTACGAGCACCACGAGACCGACGACGGCCTCCGCACGCCCTACCTCGTCGGCGCGGGCGACGGGATCGTGCTGCTCGCGGCGCTGTACGAGTGGTGGCGGGACCCGTCGCGCGCGGCCGACGACCCGGCCCGCTGGGTGCTGAGCTGCGCGGTCCTCACGCGCCCCGCGGCCGGCACGGTGGAGGCGCTGGCCGAGCGGATGCCCGTCGTGCTGTCGCCGGACGTCGTCGAGGAGTGGCTCGACCCCACGGCGGAGGGCTCGCCCGACCTGCTGCGCGCGGTGGCCGCGCAGGCCGAGGACGTCATCGAGGAGCTCGCCATGGACGAGGTCGGCCCCGGCGTCGACCAGGGCGCGCCGGACACCGCGGAGCTCGCCCGCCCGGTGTGA
- a CDS encoding ABC transporter substrate-binding protein has protein sequence MSHSISRRLLVGTVALGTAMALAGCSSGDPLDTSGGQASAAPSDTISVGSAAFGENVILAEVYAQALEANDVKVTRNLQIGEREVYLKALEEGSIDLIPEYTGNLLAAYDADSTTTSSDDVYSALGSALPDGFEVLDQSPAEDKDSYNVTKEYSESNGVTSLSDLAGKGTINVGGGAVLGEREYGIPGLTDTYGIDAKLVTIEDQGGPNTVKALVDGQVQIANIYSTTPSILDNGFVTLEDPENLIKAQNVVPLVKTAKMNPDITSILDKVSAALTTEDLTEMNRRNQGDEKAEPAAIAADWLKEKALF, from the coding sequence ATGTCCCACAGCATCTCCCGCCGGCTCCTCGTCGGCACCGTCGCGCTGGGCACCGCGATGGCCCTCGCCGGCTGCTCGTCCGGCGACCCCCTCGACACCTCGGGCGGCCAGGCGTCCGCCGCTCCCAGCGACACCATCTCCGTCGGATCCGCCGCGTTCGGCGAGAACGTCATCCTCGCCGAGGTCTACGCGCAGGCGCTCGAGGCCAACGACGTGAAGGTCACGCGCAACCTGCAGATCGGCGAGCGCGAGGTCTACCTCAAGGCGCTCGAGGAGGGGTCCATCGACCTCATCCCCGAGTACACCGGCAACCTGCTCGCCGCCTACGACGCCGACTCGACCACCACCTCCAGCGACGACGTCTACTCGGCGCTCGGATCCGCCCTGCCGGACGGCTTCGAGGTGCTCGACCAGTCGCCCGCCGAGGACAAGGACTCCTACAACGTCACCAAGGAGTACTCGGAGTCGAACGGCGTCACGAGCCTCTCCGACCTCGCGGGCAAGGGCACGATCAACGTGGGCGGCGGCGCGGTCCTGGGCGAGCGCGAGTACGGCATCCCCGGGCTCACCGACACGTACGGCATCGACGCGAAGCTCGTCACCATCGAGGACCAGGGCGGCCCCAACACCGTCAAGGCCCTCGTCGACGGCCAGGTGCAGATCGCGAACATCTACTCGACCACCCCGTCGATCCTCGACAACGGGTTCGTCACGCTGGAGGACCCCGAGAACCTCATCAAGGCGCAGAACGTCGTGCCGCTCGTGAAGACCGCGAAGATGAACCCCGACATCACCTCCATCCTCGACAAGGTGTCGGCCGCGCTGACCACCGAGGACCTCACCGAGATGAACCGCCGCAACCAGGGCGACGAGAAGGCGGAGCCCGCCGCCATCGCCGCCGACTGGCTGAAGGAGAAGGCCCTCTTCTAG
- a CDS encoding DUF3618 domain-containing protein: protein MAKKKKSPTGEVSVFGAVTTVAREVRKHKVVAESAPRGQGANIPPAPKRSPEELKRDIRSGRDELARTVRELETALDVPARASELKAEARGRVRGIRDDVVARVRTTADDVSARTRAFTRKDPALAASLGAGAVAVVLAVGAAVVSGGRR, encoded by the coding sequence ATGGCGAAGAAGAAGAAGTCCCCGACCGGCGAGGTGAGCGTGTTCGGCGCCGTGACGACCGTGGCCCGCGAGGTCCGCAAGCACAAGGTGGTCGCCGAGTCGGCCCCGCGCGGGCAGGGGGCGAACATCCCTCCCGCGCCCAAGCGCAGCCCCGAGGAGCTCAAGCGCGACATCCGCTCCGGCCGCGACGAGCTCGCCCGCACCGTCCGCGAGCTCGAGACGGCGCTCGACGTGCCCGCCCGGGCGTCCGAGCTGAAGGCCGAGGCCAGGGGCCGCGTGCGCGGGATCCGCGACGACGTCGTCGCGCGCGTCCGCACCACGGCCGACGACGTATCGGCCCGCACTCGTGCCTTCACGCGCAAGGACCCGGCCCTCGCCGCCTCCCTCGGCGCCGGCGCCGTGGCCGTCGTCCTCGCGGTGGGCGCCGCCGTCGTCTCCGGCGGCCGACGCTGA
- a CDS encoding aldo/keto reductase, with product MTDTTTAAGASGTFTIGGDLPVVRLGYGTMQLTGEGVWGAPADPAEAVRVIRRAAELGVTFFDTADSYGPFVAEEFLKEALHPYADDVVVATKGGLTRPGPGDWRPVGRPEYLRQQAELSLRHLGLERIDLYQLHRIDPAVPLEDQIGVLKELQSEGKIRHIGLSEVSVDDVKAAREIAEIVSVQNLFNLAKRDAEPLLEYAEAEGLAFIPWFPLATGELAKDGGPLDALAKQHDASPSQLALAWLLRRSPVMLPIPGTKSVGHVEDNIAAAAIELTDDEFQALTDAV from the coding sequence ATGACCGACACCACCACCGCGGCCGGCGCATCCGGCACGTTCACCATCGGCGGCGACCTGCCCGTCGTCCGTCTCGGCTACGGCACCATGCAGCTGACCGGCGAGGGCGTCTGGGGCGCCCCCGCGGATCCCGCCGAGGCCGTCCGCGTCATCCGCCGCGCCGCCGAGCTCGGCGTCACGTTCTTCGACACCGCCGACTCCTACGGCCCGTTCGTGGCCGAGGAGTTCCTCAAGGAGGCGCTCCACCCGTACGCCGACGACGTCGTCGTCGCAACCAAGGGCGGGCTCACGCGCCCCGGCCCCGGCGACTGGCGCCCCGTCGGCCGCCCCGAGTACCTGCGCCAGCAGGCCGAGCTGAGCCTCCGCCACCTCGGCCTCGAGCGCATCGACCTCTACCAGCTGCACCGCATCGACCCGGCCGTCCCGTTGGAGGACCAGATCGGCGTGCTCAAGGAGCTGCAGTCCGAGGGCAAGATCCGCCACATCGGCCTGTCCGAGGTCTCCGTGGACGACGTGAAGGCGGCGCGCGAGATCGCCGAGATCGTCTCCGTGCAGAACCTCTTCAACCTCGCCAAGCGCGACGCCGAGCCGCTGCTCGAGTACGCCGAGGCCGAGGGCCTCGCGTTCATCCCGTGGTTCCCGCTCGCGACCGGCGAGCTCGCGAAGGACGGCGGCCCGCTCGACGCCCTCGCGAAGCAGCACGACGCGAGCCCGTCGCAGCTCGCCCTCGCGTGGCTCCTCCGCCGCTCGCCCGTGATGCTGCCGATCCCCGGCACCAAGTCAGTCGGGCACGTCGAGGACAACATCGCCGCGGCGGCGATCGAGCTCACCGACGACGAGTTCCAGGCGCTCACCGACGCCGTCTGA
- a CDS encoding FAD-dependent oxidoreductase, with amino-acid sequence MSRVDVLVVGGGPVGIHLAALLAQAGLDVRVWEARPEPALLSRAIGIHAPALDAFDRLGVADEMVAEAVLVRHGIAMARGREIGRVSFAGVSATHPYVAALPQWRSEAILARRLAGLAPDALRRGVALTGLEVDPLGEPGGGVRATGADADGRTVEVEARLLVGADGTRGAVRGLLGIGVDERPLPDRFLMGDAPDTTDGGDDAVVTLHPDGVVESFPLPGGMRRWVVGLRAGERDGDPAETVAATVRERTGHVVRAADLDPVSGFGVRRRLARRMSAGRAMLIGDAAHEISPIGGQGMNLGWLDADSLAPILVDAVRARDGVPDPARLARWERDRMASARRAAVQSEINTALGRPVRGLTRVARDAGLRAVLASPAAAGLASVYAMGRDAGARVR; translated from the coding sequence ATGAGCCGGGTCGACGTGCTCGTCGTGGGCGGCGGCCCGGTCGGGATCCACCTGGCCGCGCTCCTCGCGCAGGCCGGCCTCGACGTGCGCGTCTGGGAGGCGCGGCCCGAGCCCGCGCTGCTGTCGCGGGCGATCGGCATCCACGCGCCCGCGCTCGACGCGTTCGACCGGCTCGGCGTCGCCGACGAGATGGTCGCGGAGGCCGTGCTCGTGCGGCACGGCATCGCCATGGCCCGGGGCCGGGAGATCGGCCGCGTGTCCTTCGCCGGCGTCTCCGCCACGCACCCGTACGTCGCGGCGCTGCCGCAGTGGCGCAGCGAGGCGATCCTCGCCCGCCGTCTCGCCGGGCTCGCGCCGGACGCCCTCCGCCGCGGCGTCGCGCTCACGGGGCTCGAGGTCGATCCCCTCGGCGAGCCCGGCGGCGGCGTCCGGGCCACCGGTGCCGACGCGGACGGCCGGACCGTCGAGGTCGAGGCGCGCCTCCTGGTCGGCGCCGACGGCACGCGCGGCGCGGTGCGCGGCCTCCTCGGCATCGGCGTCGACGAGCGCCCCCTGCCCGACCGCTTCCTCATGGGCGACGCGCCCGACACCACCGACGGCGGCGACGACGCCGTCGTCACGCTGCACCCGGACGGCGTCGTCGAGTCCTTCCCGCTGCCCGGCGGCATGCGGCGCTGGGTCGTCGGGCTGCGAGCGGGGGAGCGGGACGGCGATCCGGCGGAGACCGTCGCCGCGACGGTGCGGGAGCGCACCGGGCACGTCGTGCGCGCGGCCGACCTCGATCCGGTGAGCGGCTTCGGCGTGCGCCGGCGCCTGGCGCGGCGGATGTCCGCGGGCCGCGCGATGCTCATCGGCGACGCGGCCCACGAGATCAGCCCCATCGGCGGCCAGGGCATGAACCTCGGCTGGCTCGACGCCGACTCCCTCGCGCCGATCCTCGTCGACGCCGTGCGCGCCCGCGACGGCGTGCCGGATCCCGCCCGCCTCGCCCGCTGGGAGCGCGACCGCATGGCGAGCGCCCGACGCGCGGCCGTGCAGTCGGAGATCAACACGGCGCTCGGCCGGCCCGTGCGCGGGCTGACGCGCGTGGCCAGGGACGCCGGGCTCCGCGCGGTCCTCGCGTCGCCCGCCGCGGCGGGCCTCGCCTCCGTCTACGCCATGGGGCGGGACGCGGGCGCGCGCGTCAGGTGA
- a CDS encoding ABC transporter ATP-binding protein has protein sequence MIEFHHVRKQYPDGTLAIEDFSLVVPSQTTTVLVGSSGCGKTTLMRMINRMVDPTSGRIEIDGTDIATQDAVKLRRSIGYVMQNSGLLPHRKVVDNIATVPRLTGVDKRTAREDALKLMDTVGLDRSMADRYPSQLSGGQQQRVGVARGLAVDPNILLMDEPFGAVDPLVRDDLQQELIRLRTQLDKTVVFVTHDIDEAFLLGDQVVILEKGGRIAQQGTPQEILSDPANDFVRDFVGADKGKRALHLEDTGTGRVLVDRDGRLVGVLDGEDRAARTAAASERATTEAGAAHAPGAPAQGAGPA, from the coding sequence ATGATCGAGTTCCACCACGTCCGCAAGCAGTACCCGGACGGCACGCTCGCGATCGAGGACTTCAGCCTCGTCGTCCCCTCGCAGACCACGACGGTCCTCGTCGGGTCCTCGGGCTGCGGCAAGACGACCCTCATGCGCATGATCAACCGCATGGTCGATCCCACGAGCGGCCGCATCGAGATCGACGGCACCGACATCGCCACGCAGGACGCCGTGAAGCTCCGCCGCAGCATCGGCTACGTGATGCAGAACTCGGGCCTCCTGCCGCACCGCAAGGTCGTCGACAACATCGCGACCGTCCCCCGCCTCACGGGCGTGGACAAGCGGACGGCGCGCGAGGACGCGCTGAAGCTCATGGACACGGTGGGCCTCGACCGCTCGATGGCCGACCGCTACCCGTCGCAGCTCTCCGGCGGCCAGCAGCAGCGCGTGGGCGTGGCGCGCGGGCTCGCGGTCGACCCGAACATCCTGCTGATGGACGAGCCGTTCGGCGCCGTCGACCCGCTCGTGCGCGACGACCTCCAGCAGGAGCTCATCCGGCTCCGCACCCAGCTCGACAAGACCGTCGTCTTCGTCACGCACGACATCGACGAGGCCTTCCTCCTCGGGGACCAGGTCGTGATCCTCGAGAAGGGCGGCCGCATCGCCCAGCAGGGCACGCCGCAGGAGATCCTCTCGGACCCCGCGAACGACTTCGTGCGCGACTTCGTGGGCGCCGACAAGGGCAAGCGCGCGCTCCACCTCGAGGACACCGGCACCGGCCGCGTGCTCGTCGACCGCGACGGCCGGCTCGTCGGCGTGCTCGACGGCGAGGACCGCGCCGCCCGGACCGCCGCCGCGTCCGAGCGCGCCACGACCGAGGCGGGGGCCGCGCACGCCCCCGGTGCTCCGGCGCAGGGTGCGGGACCCGCGTGA
- a CDS encoding UbiA family prenyltransferase, whose protein sequence is MRRALRLVRLLALSSHPGPTATVTVLAAGLAVALGYGPGRVVAVALAVLLGQLSIGLSNDWIDAGRDRSVGRDDKPVARGEVTVAQVRAAALGTAAACLVASAALGPLFLLAHVVLVGSGWAYNAGLKRTAVSVVPFVVAFGILPTVVALGAADPVPAAAWAWATGGVLGVSIHFTNVLPDLEDDARTGVRGLPHRLGRVPSGLVAFGALAVGALAAAVGPVLADPGLPLTPLAVGGLAVTLAIAAWGAVLVVTRPPGRLLFQLIMAASLLLVAQVALNATRLT, encoded by the coding sequence GTGAGGCGCGCCCTGCGGCTCGTCCGCCTGCTCGCCCTCTCCTCGCACCCGGGGCCGACCGCAACCGTCACCGTGCTGGCCGCCGGGCTGGCCGTGGCGCTGGGATACGGGCCCGGACGCGTGGTCGCGGTCGCGCTGGCCGTCCTCCTCGGCCAGCTCTCCATCGGGCTGTCCAACGACTGGATCGACGCGGGCCGCGACCGCAGCGTCGGCCGCGACGACAAGCCCGTGGCACGCGGCGAGGTCACGGTGGCGCAGGTGCGGGCCGCCGCGCTCGGCACCGCGGCGGCGTGCCTCGTCGCGTCGGCGGCGCTCGGGCCCCTGTTCCTCCTCGCCCACGTCGTCCTGGTGGGATCCGGCTGGGCCTACAACGCGGGGCTGAAGCGCACGGCCGTGAGCGTCGTGCCGTTCGTGGTGGCGTTCGGGATCCTCCCGACGGTCGTCGCGCTGGGCGCCGCCGACCCCGTGCCCGCCGCCGCATGGGCGTGGGCGACGGGCGGGGTGCTCGGCGTCTCCATCCACTTCACCAACGTGCTGCCCGACCTCGAGGACGACGCGCGCACGGGCGTCCGCGGCCTGCCCCACCGGCTCGGCCGCGTGCCGTCGGGCCTCGTCGCGTTCGGCGCCCTCGCGGTCGGGGCGCTGGCGGCGGCTGTGGGGCCCGTGCTCGCGGATCCCGGCCTCCCCCTCACGCCGCTCGCCGTCGGCGGCCTCGCGGTCACCCTCGCGATCGCCGCGTGGGGCGCCGTGCTCGTCGTCACGCGCCCGCCGGGGCGGCTGCTCTTCCAGCTGATCATGGCGGCCTCGCTGCTGCTGGTCGCCCAGGTCGCGCTGAACGCGACGCGCCTCACCTGA
- a CDS encoding ABC transporter permease yields MNSFAEAFQLLLDPSRWGGTGGYALGLRDHLWYTFLAIALASVIAVPAGLYIGHTGRGRNLAVGFSGGLRALPTLGVLVLLGLYFGIGLTGPIVTFAILGIPPLLAGVYAGVLAVDRATVDAARAVGLTEWQILGRVEIPLALPLIISGFRASTLQVISTVTLGAYLGLGGLGPYIFTGLTTRNFPLMLSGALLVTALALVVDGVFAIVQRLVIPRGVVAAAGRTPDSARTSSRPAVSTTS; encoded by the coding sequence GTGAACTCGTTCGCCGAGGCGTTCCAGCTCCTCCTCGACCCCTCCCGCTGGGGCGGCACGGGCGGCTACGCCCTCGGCCTCCGCGACCACCTCTGGTACACGTTCCTCGCGATCGCGCTGGCCTCCGTGATCGCGGTCCCGGCGGGCCTCTACATCGGCCACACCGGGCGCGGGCGCAACCTCGCCGTCGGGTTCTCCGGCGGGCTCCGCGCCCTGCCGACGCTCGGCGTGCTGGTCCTCCTCGGGCTGTACTTCGGGATCGGGCTGACCGGCCCCATCGTCACCTTCGCGATCCTCGGCATCCCGCCGCTCCTGGCGGGCGTCTACGCCGGCGTGCTCGCCGTCGACCGCGCGACCGTCGACGCCGCCCGGGCGGTGGGGCTCACCGAGTGGCAGATCCTCGGCCGCGTGGAGATCCCGCTCGCCCTGCCGCTCATCATCAGCGGCTTCCGCGCCTCGACCCTGCAGGTCATCAGCACCGTCACGCTCGGGGCCTACCTCGGCCTCGGCGGCCTCGGGCCGTACATCTTCACCGGCCTGACGACGCGGAACTTCCCGCTGATGCTCAGCGGCGCCCTCCTCGTCACCGCCCTCGCGCTCGTCGTCGACGGCGTGTTCGCGATCGTGCAGCGCCTCGTGATCCCGCGCGGCGTCGTCGCCGCCGCGGGCCGCACCCCCGACTCCGCCCGGACCTCGTCGAGGCCGGCGGTCAGCACCACCTCCTGA